AGGAGCTGGTTCTGTGGCCCTCAGCAGAGCAGTAGTGCAAAGGAATCACAGAAACCCAGGGTACTCATGCCTCAGTGCTTCTGAGTCACTGCCTTCCGAGGGGGCTGGGATGACATTTAGACCTGGGGAAGTGTCTCAGGGCTAAAAGGGGTGCTGAGTGGTAGGGCAGGCTCCATCTTCAGAAGTGCTCTCAGGACttctcctctcccagcccctccGCAGGATGCCAGCCCGGGGCCGGTCTACTTCCTGGACCCAAAGGTTACCCGCTTTGGCCGCAGCTGCACCCCTGCCTACTCCATGCAGGGCCGGGGCAAGAGTCGGGGTGAGTATTTGAGCTAAGAGGACCAGCCTTTCAGGGTCTCAGCAGATCTTCTGCCCTGTCATCCCATTCCTTTCTGTCTTTGGAGTTCTTAGAACTCTGGAGTCTTTGGAATAATAAAATCCCGGGACTCAGATAAGCAGCCACAACTCCAGTGCCCACGGGGGCCCTGGGAGAACCTGGAGAAGTGAAGTGAGCCAGTATCACAATGACTCTGTACATGTGGTGCCACAGGGGCAGCTGGCATTGGCATAAGGAGATAAGAATGTGTGGTGGGGACTATGTCATATTGCAGCAATCCCCTTCCAGGCTCCCAATGACTCCACTACTGATTTCATTCCCCCATCCATCTCTTCCTCACCTTTTGACCTGTTGcccatttattatttacttatccATCCACTTATTCATCTTTCAGCTCATCTATTAATATCATCCTGTCATCAATAGTCCATTCATGAATCATCTATAAATGTTTCATCCACCCATTAGCCCACCTTCCCATCTATCCATCCTCCATCTACTCATCCATCCAGTTATCCATCCACTGACCCActcatctattcatccatctatcctAATCCACCCATACACCCTCCATCCGTCCATCCTCCACCTGCCCAACCACCCcatcactcatccatccatcaattcattcatctatccatccgTCCGTCCATCCAATCATGAATCCTTCCTTCCACCTACCAACTGATCCTTCCATCACCCCAACTATCTATATATTCATGGATCTTTCCATCTACTCCCTCACCCAACCATTCACTCACCCATCCACTCAGACAAATATGTATTAAGTCACCTGCTGGGGAGtgggaataaatttaacattCCTTGTTTTTTATGAGATCTAGTGATGGAGTCAGACCTAGGTgtggatcctcccaccttagtgGGATCAGGtctggagagagaggaagacCTAGGTCAAGGGTATCCCAGGAAGGGCTTTGAGGCCCTGCCTAGAAGGACAACATGGGGAAGGCATTGAATAAGAAATGGAAGGCTGAGGGTTGAGCTTGGGCAAAGTGCTGGAGGCTTGGAAATCCATCTGTGTCTATGGAGggtgaggaagggagagaaatgcCTCAGAGCTGCTTGAGAAGACTCATGGGCTCCAGGATGCCTGTGGGTAAGCAGGAGCCATGCAAGGCCTTTAAATAAGTGacttgggtggagcctgtggctcagtaaataAGTGAGGACTCTTCAGTACCAACCTTCCTTCCCTACTCTCTTAGGTCTGGAGGTGACACCAGGCCCTGGGGCCTACAGCCCAGAGAAGGTGCCCCCTGTGCATCATCGGACTGCTCCAGCTTTCACCCTGGGCTCCCGCCTCCGCCCGAAGCCCCTGGACACCTCAGTCCCTGCCCCCAATGCCTACACCATGCCCCCTCTCTGGGGCTCTCAGATCTTCACCAAGCCCAGCAGCCCCAGCTACACAGTGGTGGGCCGCACGCCCCCTGCCCGTCCCCCGCAGGATCCTGCTAAGATACCCGGGCCAGGCCAGTACAACAGCCCAGACCCCGATACCTACCGTCAGCGCCAGCCTGCCTTCACCATGCTGGGGCGGCCACGTGCCCCACGGCCCCTGCAGGAGACACCTGGCCCTGGTACCCACAGCCCTGAGCAGGTCACAGTGAACAAAGCCAGGGCGCCAGCGTACACCATGGGCATCCGCCACTGGAAACGGGCCTCTACCATGGCTGCTGCCACCACACCCTGATGGCCTGTGGGGTGCAGGCTGCCCAGCTGCCCCTCCTGGGCTAGGCCTCAATTTCCTGTGCTGTGAAGGGGGTATGGGACAGGCCTCTCCTGGGTCCTGACTTTGGCTGGAGGGCCTCAGAGAAGTTAGCAGGGCACGCTTTCTGAATGGTCTGAGGTCCTTCTGGGTCACCTGATTCTTCTATTCCCGGGGGCTGTGACCCTGTGGCCCTGGGCAGGGTGCAGGGCGAGTCTCCTTCCAGTGCCCCAGTTTCTTTTCTCCCGGTCACACCAGGCCAAGCCAGTCAGGGAAAGGGACACTCTTCAGCCTTCCCCAGTAGCTGCCTGGAGATGGAGCTTCCTGTGTTCTAGAACTCGGCGTCCAGCCCCATTAGGGCCTGGGTCCTCATCACTGTTCAGGTTTCTACCAAACTTGGcctcttctctgcttctctggaaGTGTGGCTGCCCGGACTGATCCCAGCTGGAAGCAGTCAGGCTGGAAGCAGCCCTGAGGCCTTGC
This region of Nycticebus coucang isolate mNycCou1 chromosome 2, mNycCou1.pri, whole genome shotgun sequence genomic DNA includes:
- the ODF3L2 gene encoding outer dense fiber protein 3-like protein 2 isoform X2 produces the protein MGARSLAVTQRLGVAGSGPGLYILPSTVGYVNHDYTRVASPAYSLVRRPNEAPPQDASPGPVYFLDPKVTRFGRSCTPAYSMQGRGKSRGLEVTPGPGAYSPEKVPPVHHRTAPAFTLGSRLRPKPLDTSVPAPNAYTMPPLWGSQIFTKPSSPSYTVVGRTPPARPPQDPAKIPGPGQYNSPDPDTYRQRQPAFTMLGRPRAPRPLQETPGPGTHSPEQVTVNKARAPAYTMGIRHWKRASTMAAATTP
- the ODF3L2 gene encoding outer dense fiber protein 3-like protein 2 isoform X1, with the protein product MGTLGCNPVPRLTTVPLGRRVTEGQILETDLRKSCRTSTLENGSGPGLYILPSTVGYVNHDYTRVASPAYSLVRRPNEAPPQDASPGPVYFLDPKVTRFGRSCTPAYSMQGRGKSRGLEVTPGPGAYSPEKVPPVHHRTAPAFTLGSRLRPKPLDTSVPAPNAYTMPPLWGSQIFTKPSSPSYTVVGRTPPARPPQDPAKIPGPGQYNSPDPDTYRQRQPAFTMLGRPRAPRPLQETPGPGTHSPEQVTVNKARAPAYTMGIRHWKRASTMAAATTP